The following are from one region of the Sorghum bicolor cultivar BTx623 chromosome 2, Sorghum_bicolor_NCBIv3, whole genome shotgun sequence genome:
- the LOC8071895 gene encoding uncharacterized protein LOC8071895, which translates to MYPLAYGFIASETEDNWTWFMTQLKKSIGDPPLLAVCTDACKGLENAVKHVFPKAEQRECFLHLMKNFQKKFRGFGRMYPAARAYDQDIFFEHMAAIKCESQEVVKWLTDYHNLLWYRCGFNPDIKCDYITNNIAEAFNNWIRDIKDLPVAELADKVREMIMRLWNKRRNIADRLTVGRILLGVMVQLKANTRGLGHLKVISGSNWSAEIWDHSKKISERHIVKLHQKTCTCLEWQHTGKPCQHVLAFVTSQRGVDLEQFVHDYYSVDRFKAAYGREIEPMTGRSQWPHVQLPFVVGAPLNPRESGRQRKLRIKGCLEGGHKKRSRKDGEGTSSATNAADNATNVGVIAPTNAKGKKMIRGPMTCKRCGEKGHRQASSKCPLNGTKKKRKRQPRKNVTKAKPGEVSTPQRPTREQILRDSPGRVTRSRLAFLMGEGSSPQSIATAPERMPTRVEPKKMTPRRKLHTG; encoded by the exons ATGTACCCACTTGCTTATGGGTTTATAGCTTCTGAAACAGAGGACAACTGGACTTGGTTTATGACCCAACTAAAGAAGTCCATAGGTGATCCTCCACTCCTTGCAGTGTGCACAGATGCGTGCAAGGGTTTAGAGAATGCAGTGAAGCACGTGTTCCCAAAGGCAGAGCAAAGAGAATGCTTTCTTCATCTTATGAAAAATTTCCAGAAAAAGTTTAGAGGGTTCGGAAGGATGTATCCTGCAGCAAGGGCATATGATCAAGATATATTCTTTGAGCACATGGCTGCAATCAAATGTGAATCACAAGAAGTGGTGAAATGGTTAACTGACTACCATAACCTGTTGTGGTATAGGTGTGGCTTTAATCCAGATATCAAGTGCGACTACATCACTAATAATATAGCTGAGGCTTTTAATAATTGGATACGAGACATTAAGGACTTACCTGTTGCTGAACTTGCTGATAAGGTTCGAGAGATGATTATGAGATTGTGGAACAAGAGGAGAAATATTGCAGATAGACTGACGGTTGGGAGGATACTTCTAGGTGTTATGGTTCAGCTAAAGGCCAACACTAGAGGATTGGGACACTTGAAAGTTATTTCAGGTTCTAATTGGAGTGCAGAGATTTGGGACCATAGTAAGAAAATTAGTGAAAGGCATATTGTTAAGTTGCATCAAAAGACTTGTACTTGTCTTGAATGGCAGCATACTGGCAAGCCATGTCAGCATGTATTGGCCTTTGTAACCTCACAACGAGGAGTGGACCTTGAACAATTTGTGCATGACTACTACTCGGTGGATAGATTCAAGGCTGCTTATGGTAGAGAGATTGAGCCAATGACAGGCAGATCACAATGGCCACATGTGCAGCTGCCATTTGTTGTTGGTGCACCTCTTAATCCTAGAGAAAGTGGAAGACAAAGAAAACTTAGGATAAAAGGATGTCTCGAAGGTGGACACAAGAAGAGAAGTAGGAAAGATGGTGAGGGTACCAGCAGTGCTACCAATGCAGCTGACAATGCTACTAATGTAGGTGTTATTGCTCCAAccaatgctaagggaaagaaaaTGATTAGGGGCCCAATGACTTGCAAGAGATGCGGTGAAAAGGGTCACAGGCAAGCTAGTTCTAAATGCCCACTCAATGGGACAAAGAAAAAGAG aAAGAGGCAACCTAGAAAGAATGTCACGAAGGCTAAGCCAGGTGAGGTTAGCACCCCACAGAGACCAACTAGAGAGCAAATATTACGGGATAGTCCAGGAAGGGTGACTAGAAG CcgtcttgcttttttgatgggAGAGGGCAGTTCTCCACAATCTATAGCCACTGCTCCAGAGAGGATGCCAACTAGAGTTGAACCAAAGAAGATGACGCCAAGAAGAAAGCTACATACTGGATGA